From Streptomyces sp. HUAS MG91, the proteins below share one genomic window:
- a CDS encoding 2-oxoacid:ferredoxin oxidoreductase subunit beta: MKDFKSDQEVRWCPGCGDYAILAAVQGFMPELGLAKENIVFVSGIGCSSRFPYYMNTYGMHSIHGRAPAIATGLASSRRDLSVWVVTGDGDALSIGGNHLIHALRRNVNLKILLFNNRIYGLTKGQYSPTSEVGKITKSTPMGSLDAPFNPVSLAIGAEASFVARTVDSDRKHLTSVLRAAADHQGTALVEIYQNCNIFNDGAFEVLKDKQQAEEAVIRLEHGEPITFGADDSKGVVRDPATGDLAVVPVTDANRSEILVHDAHAASPTTAFALSRLADPDTLHHTPIGVLRSVERPVYDTQMADQLDAAIERDGKGDLGALLAGGDTWTVVG, encoded by the coding sequence ATGAAGGACTTCAAGTCCGACCAGGAAGTGCGCTGGTGCCCCGGCTGCGGCGACTACGCGATCCTCGCCGCCGTCCAGGGCTTCATGCCCGAGCTCGGCCTGGCGAAGGAGAACATCGTCTTCGTCTCCGGCATCGGCTGCTCCTCGCGCTTCCCGTACTACATGAACACGTACGGGATGCACTCCATCCACGGCCGCGCCCCCGCCATCGCCACCGGACTCGCCTCCTCCCGAAGGGACTTGAGCGTCTGGGTCGTCACCGGTGACGGCGACGCCCTCTCCATCGGCGGCAACCACCTCATCCACGCCCTGCGCCGCAACGTGAACCTGAAGATCCTCCTCTTCAACAACCGGATCTACGGCCTCACGAAGGGCCAGTACTCCCCCACCTCCGAGGTCGGCAAGATCACCAAGTCGACGCCGATGGGTTCGCTGGACGCGCCCTTCAATCCGGTCTCGCTGGCGATCGGCGCGGAGGCGTCCTTCGTGGCCCGCACCGTGGACTCCGACCGCAAGCACCTGACCTCGGTGCTGCGCGCCGCCGCCGACCACCAGGGCACGGCGCTCGTGGAGATCTACCAGAACTGCAACATCTTCAACGACGGCGCCTTCGAGGTCCTCAAGGACAAGCAGCAGGCGGAGGAGGCGGTCATCCGCCTGGAGCACGGCGAGCCGATCACGTTCGGGGCGGACGACTCCAAGGGCGTCGTCCGCGACCCCGCCACCGGCGACCTCGCGGTCGTCCCGGTCACGGACGCCAACCGCTCCGAGATCCTGGTCCACGACGCCCACGCGGCGTCCCCCACGACGGCCTTCGCGCTCTCCCGGCTGGCCGACCCGGACACCCTGCACCACACGCCCATCGGCGTCCTGCGCAGTGTCGAACGGCCGGTCTACGACACGCAGATGGCCGACCAGCTGGACGCCGCGATCGAGCGGGACGGCAAGGGCGACCTCGGCGCGCTGCTCGCGGGCGGCGACACCTGGACCGTGGTCGGCTGA
- a CDS encoding ABC transporter permease: MSRAEAAAPPAPVRALWTFGLLRSELAVTFRRWRTLALLAVLTGVPVLIGIAVKIETSDGSGIGGGGGEGAAGPAFIAQITNNGLFLVFTSLAATLPFFLPMSVGVIAGDAIAGEANAGTLRYLLVAPAGRTRLLLTKYATTMAFCLVATLAVAVSALVTGAILFPLGDLVTISGTWISFGDGLWRAFLIALVVAASLLGIAALGLFVSTLTGSGIAAMATTVGLLITVQILDQIPQLHAIQPYFFSHQWLSFADLMREPVYWTDLVKNLEIQVLYAAVFGSAAWARFTAKDIMA, translated from the coding sequence ATGTCGCGGGCTGAGGCGGCGGCGCCCCCGGCGCCGGTGCGGGCGCTGTGGACCTTCGGGCTGCTCCGCTCCGAGCTGGCCGTCACCTTCCGCCGCTGGCGCACGCTCGCGCTGCTGGCGGTCCTGACCGGAGTGCCGGTCCTCATCGGCATCGCCGTCAAGATCGAGACGAGCGACGGTTCGGGGATCGGCGGGGGCGGCGGCGAGGGCGCCGCGGGCCCGGCCTTCATCGCGCAGATCACCAACAACGGCCTGTTCCTGGTCTTCACCTCGCTGGCGGCGACCCTGCCGTTCTTCCTGCCGATGTCGGTCGGGGTGATCGCGGGCGACGCGATCGCCGGCGAGGCCAACGCCGGAACGCTCCGCTATCTGCTCGTCGCCCCCGCGGGCCGCACCCGACTGCTGCTCACCAAGTACGCGACGACCATGGCGTTCTGCCTCGTGGCGACCCTGGCCGTGGCGGTCTCGGCGCTCGTCACCGGCGCGATCCTCTTCCCGCTCGGAGACCTGGTCACCATCTCGGGTACGTGGATCAGCTTCGGGGACGGCCTGTGGCGGGCGTTCCTCATCGCGCTGGTCGTGGCGGCCTCCCTGCTCGGGATCGCCGCGCTCGGCCTGTTCGTCTCGACGCTCACCGGAAGCGGTATCGCGGCGATGGCGACCACGGTGGGGCTGCTGATCACGGTCCAGATCCTCGACCAGATCCCGCAGCTGCACGCGATCCAGCCGTACTTCTTCTCCCACCAGTGGCTGTCCTTCGCCGATCTGATGCGCGAACCGGTCTACTGGACCGACCTCGTCAAGAACCTGGAGATCCAGGTCCTGTACGCGGCCGTGTTCGGCTCGGCGGCGTGGGCCCGCTTCACGGCGAAGGACATCATGGCGTAA
- a CDS encoding NAD(P)H-dependent oxidoreductase: MTTTATTVAPTTETGAARSFLFVLGSSRPGGNTETLARKAAEQLPPGVGQRWIDLADHPLPDFEDLRHDSDHVRPEEGPTAVLLDATLAATDLVIASPLYWYSVSASVKRYLDHWSGWLRTPGVDFKKTLAGRTLWGVTALAHEEQEVADPLVGTLNNSAAYLGMRFGGVLLGNGSKPGDVLKDEEALREAKTFFARQAPLAAFPYEG; encoded by the coding sequence ATGACCACGACCGCCACGACCGTCGCCCCGACCACGGAGACCGGCGCCGCCCGCAGCTTCCTCTTCGTCCTCGGCAGCAGCCGTCCGGGCGGCAACACCGAGACGCTGGCCCGCAAGGCCGCCGAGCAGCTGCCGCCGGGTGTCGGCCAGCGCTGGATCGACCTGGCCGACCATCCCCTGCCCGACTTCGAGGACCTGCGCCACGACAGCGACCACGTCCGCCCCGAGGAGGGCCCGACGGCCGTCCTCCTGGACGCGACCCTGGCGGCCACCGACCTCGTGATCGCCTCGCCGCTGTACTGGTACTCGGTCTCCGCCTCCGTCAAGCGCTACCTGGACCACTGGTCGGGCTGGCTGCGCACCCCGGGCGTCGACTTCAAGAAGACCCTCGCCGGGCGCACCCTGTGGGGCGTGACCGCGCTCGCCCACGAGGAGCAGGAGGTCGCCGACCCGCTGGTGGGCACCCTCAACAACTCGGCCGCGTACCTGGGCATGCGGTTCGGCGGTGTCCTGCTGGGCAACGGCAGCAAGCCCGGCGACGTGCTCAAGGACGAGGAGGCGCTGCGCGAGGCCAAGACGTTCTTCGCGCGACAGGCCCCGCTCGCCGCGTTCCCGTACGAGGGCTAG
- the rarD gene encoding EamA family transporter RarD: MAEGENEKQSRAGVANGAAAYVMWGLVPLFWPLLKPAGAGEILAHRMVWSLVVVGVALLFVRKWAWLRELVRQPGRLGLVILAAAVITVNWGLYIWSVNAGHVVEASLGYFINPLVSIGLGVLLLGERLRPAQWAAVGIGLLAVLVLAVGYGRPPWISLALAFSFGTYGLVKKKVNLGGVESLAAETAVQFLPALGYLVWLGTQGHLTFAQEGFGHGALLASTGLVTAIPLVCFGAAAIRVPLSTLGLLQYLAPVFQFALGILYFHEAMPAERWAGFGLVWAALAMLTWDALRTARAGRARLARAAAAAAAVPAPAGAQMQRESAR, encoded by the coding sequence TTGGCCGAGGGCGAGAACGAGAAGCAGAGTCGGGCCGGGGTCGCCAACGGCGCGGCGGCCTATGTGATGTGGGGCCTGGTCCCCCTGTTCTGGCCGCTGCTCAAGCCCGCGGGCGCCGGGGAGATCCTGGCCCACCGGATGGTGTGGTCGCTGGTCGTGGTGGGCGTCGCGCTGCTCTTCGTCCGCAAGTGGGCCTGGCTGCGGGAGCTGGTGCGGCAGCCCGGGAGGCTCGGCCTGGTGATCCTCGCCGCCGCCGTGATCACCGTGAACTGGGGCCTGTACATCTGGTCGGTGAACGCGGGGCACGTGGTCGAGGCGTCCCTGGGCTACTTCATCAACCCGCTGGTCTCCATCGGGCTCGGCGTGCTGCTGCTCGGCGAGCGGCTGCGGCCCGCGCAGTGGGCGGCCGTGGGCATCGGGCTGCTCGCGGTGCTCGTGCTCGCCGTCGGGTACGGGCGGCCGCCGTGGATCTCGCTGGCGCTGGCCTTCTCGTTCGGCACGTACGGCCTGGTGAAGAAGAAGGTCAATCTGGGCGGGGTCGAGTCGCTGGCCGCCGAGACCGCCGTGCAGTTCCTGCCCGCGCTCGGCTATCTGGTGTGGCTGGGCACGCAGGGGCACCTGACCTTCGCCCAGGAGGGTTTCGGGCACGGGGCGCTGCTGGCCTCGACCGGGCTCGTCACGGCGATCCCGCTGGTGTGCTTCGGGGCCGCCGCGATCCGGGTGCCGCTCTCCACCCTCGGGCTGTTGCAGTACCTGGCGCCGGTGTTCCAGTTCGCCCTCGGCATCCTGTACTTCCACGAGGCCATGCCGGCCGAGCGGTGGGCCGGCTTCGGGCTCGTGTGGGCCGCGCTCGCGATGCTGACCTGGGACGCGCTGCGCACCGCCCGGGCCGGCCGGGCGCGTCTGGCGCGGGCGGCGGCAGCCGCCGCGGCCGTTCCCGCCCCGGCGGGCGCCCAGATGCAGCGGGAATCCGCGCGCTGA
- a CDS encoding VOC family protein, with amino-acid sequence MTLHWKLVVDAADPHAQAVFWAAALGYEVEDNDALIGQLLGLGALAEEETVAFQGRRAFRDLIAVRHPDDPVDERTGGGLGRRVLFQRVPETKTVKNRLHLDVHADQGRRDAEAERITGLGARVLERVKSQGGEWIVMADPEGNEFCVC; translated from the coding sequence ATGACTCTGCACTGGAAACTCGTCGTGGACGCCGCCGACCCGCACGCCCAGGCCGTCTTCTGGGCGGCCGCGCTCGGCTATGAGGTGGAGGACAACGACGCGCTGATCGGCCAGTTGCTCGGCCTCGGCGCGCTGGCCGAGGAGGAGACCGTCGCGTTCCAGGGGCGGCGCGCCTTCCGGGACCTGATCGCCGTACGTCACCCGGACGACCCGGTCGACGAGCGGACCGGGGGCGGGCTCGGGCGGCGGGTGCTGTTCCAGAGAGTGCCGGAGACCAAGACGGTCAAGAACCGGCTGCACCTGGACGTCCACGCGGACCAGGGACGGCGCGACGCCGAGGCCGAGCGGATCACCGGCCTCGGCGCGCGCGTCCTGGAGCGGGTGAAGTCCCAGGGCGGCGAGTGGATCGTGATGGCGGATCCGGAGGGCAACGAGTTCTGCGTGTGCTGA
- a CDS encoding ABC transporter ATP-binding protein, with protein MAASAGAAVSVIETQELTKRYRGGRPAVDRLSLTVPEGAVFGFLGPNGSGKTTTIRMLMGLIDPTGGTARVLGHPMPRAARTVLPQVGALIEGPALYGFLSGRDNLLRFDAADPTADPRTRRARVARALDRVGLTPAAAKKAKAYSLGMKQRLGLAAALLQPRRLLVLDEPTNGLDPQGMREIRTLVRELASDGTTVFLSSHLLDEIEQVCTHAAVMAQGRLLTQGPVAELAAGARGRLTVTTPDPADARHVLKEHGITVLAAEGERVTAEPPPPETDLADLTAALVAAGVRVRGFGVERASLEDAFVALTGEGFDVAG; from the coding sequence ATGGCGGCGTCGGCCGGAGCGGCCGTCTCGGTGATCGAGACCCAGGAGCTCACCAAGCGGTACCGCGGGGGCCGTCCGGCCGTCGACCGGCTCAGCCTGACCGTCCCGGAGGGCGCCGTCTTCGGCTTCCTCGGGCCCAACGGCTCGGGCAAGACCACCACCATCCGCATGCTGATGGGCCTGATCGACCCGACCGGCGGCACCGCCCGGGTGCTCGGCCACCCGATGCCGCGCGCGGCGCGGACCGTGCTGCCGCAGGTGGGCGCGCTGATCGAGGGGCCCGCCCTGTACGGGTTCCTGTCCGGCCGGGACAACCTGCTGCGCTTCGACGCGGCCGACCCCACCGCCGACCCGCGCACCCGCCGCGCCCGGGTCGCGCGCGCCCTGGACCGGGTCGGCCTGACGCCCGCCGCGGCCAAGAAGGCGAAGGCGTACTCGCTCGGCATGAAGCAGCGGCTCGGCCTGGCCGCCGCCCTGCTCCAGCCGCGCAGGCTGCTCGTCCTGGACGAACCGACGAACGGCCTGGACCCGCAGGGCATGCGCGAGATCAGAACCCTGGTGCGGGAGCTGGCCTCCGACGGCACGACCGTCTTCCTCTCCTCGCACCTCCTCGACGAGATCGAACAGGTCTGCACGCACGCGGCCGTGATGGCGCAGGGCCGGCTCCTCACCCAGGGCCCGGTCGCCGAGCTGGCGGCGGGCGCCCGCGGCAGGCTCACCGTCACCACCCCGGACCCGGCGGACGCCCGCCACGTACTGAAGGAGCACGGCATAACGGTCCTGGCGGCGGAGGGCGAGCGGGTGACGGCCGAGCCGCCGCCCCCGGAGACGGATCTCGCGGACCTGACCGCGGCCCTGGTGGCGGCGGGGGTGCGGGTGCGCGGGTTCGGCGTCGAGCGGGCGTCCCTGGAGGACGCGTTCGTCGCCCTGACCGGGGAGGGCTTCGATGTCGCGGGCTGA
- a CDS encoding LysR family transcriptional regulator, with the protein MDVHGRDLRYFTAVADELSFTRAAERLYVSQPALSKQIRALERQLGAELFVRDRRTVRLTGVGEALLPHARALLAAWESAEEEVRRARTAQRGALVVGMSTSPGRGLLPALRSRLLAGHPGARPTLHQVGWADPSAGLADGSSDVAFVWLPLPDGERYRSVVVAEEPRLVALPPGHRLAGRDAVDFAELLDEPFLALPAEAGALRDYWLALDARAGRAPRIGGVVGSAEETHEAVANGQGVVLLAVGNASLIVRDEVTAVPVRGISPSRLAVAARHEDDRPLVRAYLAAASAVAGPGQSPTAI; encoded by the coding sequence ATGGACGTCCATGGGCGCGATCTGCGCTACTTCACCGCGGTCGCCGACGAGTTGAGCTTCACCCGGGCCGCCGAGCGGCTGTACGTCTCCCAGCCCGCCCTGAGCAAGCAGATACGGGCGCTGGAGCGACAGCTCGGCGCCGAGCTGTTCGTGCGGGACCGCCGGACCGTGCGGCTGACCGGAGTCGGCGAGGCGCTGCTGCCGCACGCCCGCGCGCTGCTCGCCGCCTGGGAGAGCGCCGAGGAGGAAGTGCGCCGGGCCCGGACCGCGCAGCGCGGCGCGCTGGTCGTCGGCATGTCGACCAGCCCCGGGCGCGGCCTGCTGCCGGCCCTGCGCTCCCGCCTCCTCGCCGGTCACCCCGGTGCGCGGCCCACGCTGCACCAGGTCGGCTGGGCCGATCCGAGCGCCGGTCTCGCGGACGGTTCGAGCGATGTCGCCTTCGTCTGGCTGCCGCTGCCCGACGGCGAGCGGTACCGGTCGGTGGTGGTCGCCGAGGAGCCCCGGCTCGTGGCGCTGCCGCCGGGCCACCGGCTGGCGGGGCGGGACGCGGTGGACTTCGCGGAGCTGCTCGACGAGCCGTTCCTCGCACTGCCCGCGGAGGCGGGGGCGCTGCGGGACTACTGGCTGGCCCTGGACGCGCGCGCCGGGCGGGCGCCCCGGATCGGCGGGGTCGTGGGCAGCGCCGAGGAGACCCACGAGGCGGTGGCCAACGGGCAGGGGGTGGTGCTGCTGGCCGTGGGCAACGCCTCGCTGATCGTCCGCGACGAGGTGACCGCGGTGCCGGTGCGCGGCATCTCCCCCTCCCGGCTGGCGGTGGCCGCCCGGCACGAGGACGACCGTCCCCTGGTGCGCGCCTATCTGGCCGCCGCCTCGGCGGTCGCCGGGCCGGGGCAGTCCCCTACCGCCATATAG
- a CDS encoding DUF6082 family protein, with translation MGTRVSPLRKFGGRLLSGFDRGRHREELLLQLIGQLARVAEEMHRANVVQAQRVALDQMDRAIDDPTLAAALSTLPSLTVQKRRQMLFVNREYAVVLLAHRVGMLTWNEMLGQLRVLCRNDLFREYWGRTVDHRRSYPESSLEGRAGQMVDAMLEELADEPEEWWVVGFQDAPNS, from the coding sequence ATGGGGACACGGGTATCGCCGCTGAGGAAGTTCGGCGGCCGGCTGCTGTCGGGGTTCGACCGGGGCCGGCACAGAGAGGAGCTGCTGCTCCAGCTGATCGGCCAGCTCGCCAGGGTGGCCGAGGAGATGCATCGCGCGAACGTCGTCCAGGCCCAGCGCGTGGCGCTGGACCAGATGGACCGCGCGATCGACGATCCCACGCTGGCCGCGGCGCTGAGCACACTGCCCAGCCTGACGGTCCAGAAGCGACGGCAGATGCTCTTCGTGAACCGGGAGTACGCCGTGGTGCTGCTGGCCCACCGGGTGGGCATGCTGACGTGGAACGAGATGCTGGGCCAGCTCAGGGTGTTGTGCCGCAACGACCTCTTCCGCGAGTACTGGGGACGCACGGTGGACCATCGCCGCAGCTATCCGGAGTCGTCACTGGAGGGGCGTGCGGGGCAGATGGTCGACGCGATGCTGGAGGAACTGGCCGACGAGCCCGAGGAGTGGTGGGTCGTGGGCTTCCAGGACGCGCCGAATTCCTGA
- a CDS encoding SDR family oxidoreductase, which yields MGLVVTGATGHLGRLVVEGLLAAGVPAGDIAAVVRSQEKGAALAARGVGLRIADYSAPETLKDAFRAGDRVLFVSGSEVGQRVSQHRAVIEAAKEAGVALLAYTGVLGGPDADFTLADEHKVTEQAILDSGLPYTFLRNGWYHENYTENLAPVLEHGAVVASAGEGRVASASRADYAAAAVAVLTGEGHENRVYELSGDTAWSLAEYAAEVARQSGKDVAYRSVTPAENRAVLVGAGVPAPFADILVDVDAAIEKGLLARGDGDLARLIGRPTTPVAEAIAEALK from the coding sequence ATGGGTCTCGTCGTCACCGGTGCCACCGGCCACCTCGGCCGCCTCGTCGTCGAAGGGCTGCTCGCCGCGGGGGTGCCCGCCGGGGACATCGCCGCGGTCGTGCGCAGCCAGGAGAAGGGGGCCGCGCTCGCCGCCCGCGGCGTCGGGCTGCGGATCGCCGACTACAGCGCGCCCGAGACGCTGAAGGACGCCTTCCGGGCCGGCGACCGGGTGCTGTTCGTCTCCGGCAGCGAGGTCGGGCAGCGGGTGTCCCAGCACCGGGCCGTGATCGAGGCGGCGAAGGAGGCCGGGGTGGCGCTGCTGGCGTACACCGGCGTCCTGGGCGGCCCCGACGCCGACTTCACCCTCGCCGACGAGCACAAGGTCACCGAGCAGGCGATCCTCGACTCGGGGCTGCCGTACACCTTCCTGCGCAACGGCTGGTACCACGAGAACTACACGGAGAACCTCGCCCCGGTCCTGGAGCACGGCGCCGTCGTGGCGAGCGCCGGCGAGGGGCGCGTCGCCTCGGCCTCGCGCGCCGACTACGCCGCGGCCGCCGTCGCCGTGCTGACCGGCGAGGGCCACGAGAACCGGGTGTACGAGCTGAGCGGCGACACCGCCTGGTCGCTCGCCGAGTACGCGGCCGAGGTGGCCCGGCAGTCCGGCAAGGACGTCGCCTACCGCTCGGTGACGCCGGCGGAGAACCGTGCGGTGCTGGTCGGCGCGGGCGTCCCGGCCCCGTTCGCCGACATCCTCGTGGACGTCGACGCCGCCATCGAGAAGGGCCTGCTGGCGCGCGGCGACGGCGACCTCGCGCGGCTCATCGGCCGCCCGACGACGCCGGTCGCGGAGGCCATCGCGGAGGCCCTCAAGTAG
- a CDS encoding oxidoreductase: MTSDNNAKVWLVTGATSGFGRAIAEAAVAAGDTVIGTARRAEALDGLVAAHPDRVEAISLDITDGERVDAVAAEILARYGRVDVLVNNAGRTQVGAFEETTDAELRDLFDLHVFGPARLTRALLPQMRERGSGAIVNMSSVGGQLSFGGFSAYSATKAALEQLSEGLAAEVTPYGIKVLVVEPGAFRTNLFGKGAAYFSEEMPEYTETAGATRRMVESSDGLQPGDPAKAAAAIRLALDAETTPLRLPLGGDALDAVLAHLDAQRADLVTWEKTSRGTDFDS; this comes from the coding sequence ATGACCAGCGACAACAACGCCAAGGTGTGGCTCGTGACCGGCGCGACCAGCGGCTTCGGCCGGGCGATCGCCGAGGCGGCCGTCGCCGCGGGCGACACCGTGATCGGCACCGCCCGCCGCGCCGAGGCCCTGGACGGTCTGGTCGCCGCCCACCCCGACCGGGTGGAGGCGATCTCCCTCGACATCACCGACGGCGAGCGGGTCGACGCCGTGGCCGCCGAGATCCTGGCCCGCTACGGCCGTGTCGACGTCCTCGTCAACAACGCGGGCCGCACCCAGGTCGGCGCCTTCGAGGAGACCACCGACGCCGAACTGCGGGACCTGTTCGACCTGCACGTCTTCGGCCCGGCCCGGCTGACCCGGGCGCTGCTGCCGCAGATGCGGGAGCGGGGCAGCGGCGCGATCGTCAACATGAGCAGCGTCGGCGGCCAGCTCTCCTTCGGCGGCTTCTCCGCGTACAGCGCGACGAAGGCGGCCCTGGAGCAGCTGTCCGAGGGGCTGGCCGCCGAGGTCACGCCGTACGGGATCAAGGTCCTCGTCGTGGAGCCGGGCGCCTTCCGCACCAACCTCTTCGGCAAGGGCGCCGCCTACTTCTCCGAGGAGATGCCCGAGTACACCGAGACGGCCGGGGCGACCCGGCGGATGGTGGAGAGCTCCGACGGTCTCCAGCCCGGCGACCCGGCCAAGGCGGCCGCCGCGATCCGGCTCGCCCTCGACGCGGAGACGACTCCGCTGCGGCTGCCGCTCGGCGGGGACGCGCTGGACGCGGTCCTCGCCCACCTGGACGCGCAGCGGGCCGACCTCGTCACGTGGGAGAAGACGTCCCGGGGCACGGACTTCGACAGCTGA
- a CDS encoding DUF2092 domain-containing protein, producing MAPYETEDSQGAGQSAVRRKAVRYAVPVAVVGVAAAAIGLVPALADSGDPDLPKVTARELIEKIAASDTERLSGTVKIHTDLGLPSLGSAASSFGGAAGKGSSSADPKEKLTELASGSHTLRVAADGQDRQKLSVLGDASEYSVIHNGDDLWAYDSASDEAYHATADGKHDKGQRGSEAPATPKELTDEILKASGDHTSITVDGTAQVAGRDAYRLQIKPKQAGSTVGAVTVSVDAKTGTPLKFTLTPASGGAAVVDAGFTSVDFGKPAASTFDFKPAKGTKVTEADDLPAQDRPGKGHEEFKGAQGLDGLNVIGKGWTSVAELKLPKDAAGLASGAGSSDLPPDASKFLSSLGDRVKGDFGTGTVYSTRLVNVLVTQDGTVYAGAVTKDALVKAADAG from the coding sequence ATGGCACCGTACGAAACCGAAGACAGCCAGGGCGCCGGCCAGAGCGCCGTGCGCCGCAAAGCCGTCCGGTACGCGGTCCCGGTGGCCGTGGTGGGTGTGGCCGCGGCGGCGATCGGGCTCGTCCCGGCGCTCGCCGACTCCGGCGACCCGGACCTGCCGAAGGTCACCGCCCGGGAGCTCATCGAGAAGATCGCCGCGTCGGACACCGAGCGGCTGTCCGGCACCGTCAAGATCCACACGGATCTGGGGCTGCCCTCGCTGGGCAGCGCCGCGTCCTCGTTCGGGGGCGCCGCGGGCAAGGGCTCCTCGTCGGCCGACCCCAAGGAGAAGCTGACCGAGCTGGCGAGCGGCTCCCACACGCTGCGGGTCGCCGCCGACGGCCAGGACCGGCAGAAGCTGTCGGTGCTCGGCGACGCGTCCGAGTACAGCGTGATCCACAACGGCGACGATCTGTGGGCCTACGACAGCGCGTCGGACGAGGCCTACCACGCCACCGCCGACGGCAAGCACGACAAGGGGCAGCGGGGCTCCGAGGCTCCCGCGACGCCCAAGGAGCTGACCGACGAGATCCTCAAGGCGTCCGGCGACCACACGTCGATCACGGTCGACGGCACGGCGCAGGTCGCGGGCCGGGACGCCTACCGGCTGCAGATCAAGCCGAAGCAGGCCGGTTCGACGGTCGGCGCGGTCACGGTGTCCGTCGACGCGAAGACCGGCACGCCGCTGAAGTTCACGCTGACCCCGGCGAGCGGCGGCGCGGCCGTCGTCGACGCGGGCTTCACCAGCGTCGACTTCGGCAAGCCCGCGGCGTCCACCTTCGACTTCAAGCCGGCGAAGGGCACCAAGGTCACCGAGGCGGACGACCTGCCGGCGCAGGACCGTCCGGGCAAGGGGCACGAGGAGTTCAAGGGCGCCCAGGGCCTCGACGGGCTGAACGTGATCGGCAAGGGCTGGACCTCGGTCGCCGAGCTGAAGCTGCCGAAGGACGCGGCGGGCCTGGCCTCCGGGGCGGGCAGCAGCGACCTGCCGCCCGACGCCTCGAAGTTCCTGAGCTCGCTCGGGGACCGGGTGAAGGGCGACTTCGGCACCGGCACGGTCTACTCGACGCGCCTGGTGAACGTCCTGGTCACCCAGGACGGCACGGTCTACGCCGGCGCGGTTACCAAGGACGCGCTGGTCAAGGCGGCCGACGCGGGCTGA
- a CDS encoding helix-turn-helix domain-containing protein, producing the protein MGVSKVREWTTSPGEGLCPQRLVLEHVTSRWGVLVLLALEERSFRFSELRREIGGVSEKMLTQTLQTLERDGVVHRDAKPVIPPRVDYSLTALGREAAEQVRALAEWTERRMGAVVEARERYDEARLAGSAG; encoded by the coding sequence ATGGGAGTGAGCAAGGTGCGCGAGTGGACGACGTCCCCCGGCGAGGGGCTCTGCCCGCAGCGCCTCGTCCTGGAGCACGTCACGAGCCGCTGGGGCGTCCTGGTGCTGCTCGCACTGGAAGAGCGCTCCTTCCGCTTCAGCGAGCTGCGCCGGGAGATCGGCGGGGTCAGCGAGAAGATGCTCACCCAGACCCTCCAGACCCTGGAGCGCGACGGCGTCGTCCACCGCGACGCCAAGCCCGTGATCCCGCCGCGCGTCGACTATTCGCTCACCGCGCTGGGCCGCGAGGCGGCCGAGCAGGTGCGGGCGCTCGCGGAGTGGACCGAGCGGCGCATGGGCGCGGTGGTCGAGGCGCGGGAGAGGTACGACGAGGCCCGGCTCGCCGGGTCGGCCGGGTGA